A stretch of Zootoca vivipara chromosome 13, rZooViv1.1, whole genome shotgun sequence DNA encodes these proteins:
- the CAMTA2 gene encoding calmodulin-binding transcription activator 2, which produces MNKEATEVSENNHHLKVFLPKKLVECVPKCPALPKERLRWNTNEEIASYLITFEKHEDWLSCSPKTRPQNGSIILYNRKKVKYRKDGYCWKKRKDGKTTREDHMKLKVKGVECLYGCYVHSSIVPTFHRRCYWLLQNPDIVLVHYLNVPAIEDCGKICGPVLCSINSDRKEWLKWSKEELVGQLKPMFHGIKWTCSNGNGTAEFSIEQLVQQILESHQAKPPPRTHACLCSSGLGSPGHVPHRCSSTKHRIISPKVEVRPSPYPALTEVQNMAGGPEVKAETEAAKSSGPEGKEAKLAKAAAASPGMAEASPDSTQPSPGLAPPKGFPKQELPSVTLSVGLPGSTILVMTGLSGAEKPLALTPSQHLVSGEPAAGAPAPPLGLALLPGPGLVLSQNLESTMETSEAGPAAFDPDCFLNSPKQGQTYGGGAGLQTKPEPQEAPAGPPAAYPLYVPTNRFFIQDDGAGQAPMPPSPAASVAAAAATTPRSPLPPEVKSSPEVTPMETAAAEGEGGSQQERDPGETERPEAEMATTELQEELYSMIQTAAAATGGSFSLSFDSHFPDLIQELMTEEGAPGSVQSAEEDPSATSGSPRPALAEACFTTDGAPVASPQPLVSIIDFSPEWSYPEGGVKVLITGPWIDETKPYSCLFDQITVPASLIQSGVLRCYCPAHEAGLVPLQVAHDSRLVSMSVLFEYRARNFMALRSMDWLSLDDNQFRMSILERLEQMEKRMAEMMAAAASSSASSSSSSSSSAAPAQTQQRGEKPPSQAALDSFEDRIVALCEKMMSQSCWLRSETLVHHVSFRGMTLLHLAAAQGYTRLIETLIKWRNLNAQSLDLEQEVDPLNVDHFSCTPLMWACALGHLEAAQLLYRWNSHALAIPDSLGRLPLTVARSRGHVKLATCLEELQRQEECLEPQPATDPLLDVSGGAAKAGSCPRRPAEALRIPSPLSASPDTGLSTASGVSSPSELSEGSVSITSAYSSGSALRESPAYSPEAEGAMDVCHASVPESIAGWYLRESPSPAHALPHAAPFFMDYDEVGAAAHAGAPEPDLEPELLGYGENAENEDYLPATDVLQVDMITLAKQIIEATPERIKQEDFSSSEAPLRERPGNLGLNETMSWLASYLENVDQLPNFSQRRSLASSPSGHSCLSPLPSPLGELSFDRLPPPPTAASWAEFLNASANGKMESDFALLTLSDHEQRELYEAAKIIQTAFRKYKGRRLKEQQEMAAAVIQRCYRKYKQYALYKKMTQAAILIQSKFRSYYEQKKFQQSRRAAVLIQQYYRSYKEYEKLKQGRRASAAMQQKIKWVPGRLGPPERGTFLTKKQDQAARKIMRFLRRCRHRMKELKQREELEGPSQKRGLAT; this is translated from the exons AGAACAACCACCACTTGAAGGTTTTCCTGCCCAAGAAGCTGGTGGAATGCGTTCCCAAGTGTCCCGCCTTGCCGAAGGAGCGTCTGCGCTGGAACACCAACGAG GAGATCGCTTCCTACTTGATCACCTTTGAGAAACATGAAGACTGGCTCTCATGTTCCCCCAAGACCAG ACCCCAGAACGGCTCCATCATCCTGTACAACCGCAAGAAGGTGAAATACCGGAAGGACGGCTATTGCTGGAAGAAGCGGAAAGACGGAAAGACGACCCGCGAGGACCACATGAAGCTGAAAGTGAAAGGCGTGGAG TGTCTCTACGGCTGCTATGTCCACTCGTCCATCGTCCCTACATTCCACCGGCGCTGCTATTGGCTGCTGCAG aaTCCGGATATTGTCCTGGTTCATTACCTGAACGTTCCGGCCATTGAGGATTGTGGGAAGATCTGTGGGCCTGTCCTGTGCTCTATCAACAGCGACCGCAAGGAGTGGCTGAAGTGGTCGAAGGAAGAGCTGGTTGGCCAGTTGAAGCCAATGT ttCACGGGATAAAGTGGACTTGCAGCAACGGAAACGGCACGGCCGAGTTCTCGATCGAGCAGCTGGTGCAGCAGATCCTAGAGAGCCACCAGGCCAAGCCCCCTCCCCGGACTCACGCCTGCCTCTGCAGCAGCGGCCTCG GGAGCCCCGGCCACGTCCCCCACCGATGCAGCAGCACGAAGCACCGGATCATCTCCCCGAAGGTGGAGGTCCGCCCGTCCCCCTACCCCGCCCTGACCGAGGTCCAGAACATGGCTGGCGGCCCCGAGGTGAAGGCGGAGACGGAGGCGGCCAAGTCGTCCGGACCGGAGGGCAAGGAAGCCAAGCTGGCCAAGGCCGCCGCTGCCTCCCCTGGCATGGCCGAGGCCTCCCCAGACTCCACGCAGCCCTCGCCTGGCCTGGCCCCCCCAAAGGGCTTCCCCAAGCAGGAGCTGCCGTCCGTCACCCTCTCGGTTGGCCTGCCCGGCAGCACCATCTTGGTCATGACTGGGCTGAGCGGGGCTGAGAAGCCGCTGGCCCTGACCCCCAGCCAGCACCTGGTGTCCGGGGAGCCCGCTGCGGGTGCCCCCGCGCCCCCCCTCGGCTTGGCCCTCTTGCCCGGCCCGGGCCTGGTCCTCTCGCAGAACCTGGAGTCCACCATGGAGACGAGCGAGGCAGGTCCAGCGGCCTTTGACCCCGACTGCTTCCTGAACAGCCCCAAGCAAGGCCAGACctatgggggtggggcaggcctGCAGACCAAGCCCGAGCCCCAGGAGGCCCCCGCAGGACCCCCGGCGGCCTACCCTCTGTACGTGCCCACCAACCGCTTCTTCATCCAGGACGATGGGGCTGGGCAGGCGCCCATGCCCCCCTCGCCAGCCGCCtccgttgctgctgccgccgccaccaccccccGCTCACCATTGCCGCCGGAAGTCAAAAGCAGCCCGGAGGTCACCCCCATGGAGACAGCGGCGGCAGAGGGCGAAGGGGGCAGCCAGCAGGAGCGGGACCCCGGGGAAACCGAGCGTCctgaggcagagatggccaccacgGAACTTCAGGAGGAGCTGTACTCCATGATCCAGACGGCCGCAGCCGCCACGGGGGGCTCCTTCAGCCTCTCCTTCGATAGCCACTTCCCAGACCTCATCCAGGAGCTCATGACCGAGGAGGGGGCGCCCGGCAGCGTGCAGAGCGCGGAGGAGGACCCCAGCGCCACGTCGGGGAGCCCCAGGCCCGCGCTGGCGGAGGCCTGCTTCACGACAGACGGAGCTCCCGTGGCGTCCCCGCAGCCGCTGGTTTCTATTATCGACTTCTCCCCAGAGTGGTCCTACCCCGAG GGTGGGGTCAAGGTGCTCATCACCGGCCCCTGGATAGATGAGACCAAGCCTTACAGCTGCCTCTTTGATCAGATCACGGTCCCTGCCTCCCTCATCCAGTCTGGGGTGCTGCGGTGCTATTGCCCAG CCCACGAGGCCGGCCTGGTGCCCTTGCAAGTGGCCCACGATTCCCGCCTTGTCTCCATGTCCGTCCTCTTTGAGTATCGCGCCCGGAACTTCATGGCCTTGCGCAGCATGGACTGGCTCTCCCTGGACG ATAACCAGTTCAGAATGTCCATCCTGGAGCGCCTGGAACAGATGGAGAAGCGGATGGCCGAGATGATGGCGGCAGCGGCCtcttcttctgcttcctcctcctcctcctcctcctcctctgcagccccTGCTCAGACCCAGCAGCGAGGGGAGAAGCCCCCCAGCCAG GCTGCCTTGGACTCCTTCGAAGACCGGATCGTGGCCCTGTGCGAGAAGATGATGTCTCAGTCCTGCTGGCTGCGCTCGGAGACCCTTGTCCACCACGTCAGCTTCCGGGGGATGACCCTCCTCCACTTGGCCGCCGCCCAAGGGTACACCCGCCTCATCGAGACCCTCATCAAGTGGCG GAACCTCAACGCCCAGAGCCTCGACCTGGAGCAGGAAGTGGACCCCCTCAATGTGGACCATTTCTCCTGCACCCCCCTG ATGTGGGCCTGCGCCCTGGGCCACTTAGAAGCCGCCCAGCTCCTCTACCGGTGGAACAGCCACGCCCTCGCCATCCCCGACTCCCTGGGCCGCCTCCCGCTCACCGTGGCTCGCTCCCGGGGCCACGTCAAGCTGGCCACGTGCCTGGAGGAGCTACAGCGCCAGGAGGAATGCCTGGAACCGCAGCCCGCCACGGATCCGCTCCTGGACGTCTCCGGGGGTGCCGCAAAGGCCGGCAGTTGCCCACGCCGACCGGCAGAAGCCCTGCGCATCCCCTCCCCGCTCTCGGCCAGTCCAGACACAG GGCTGAGCACGGCCAGCGGGGTCTCGTCCCCCTCCGAGCTGTCCGAGGGCTCCGTCTCCATCACCTCGGCCTACTCCAGCGGGTCGGCGCTGCGAGAGTCTCCCGCCTACAGCCCCGAAGCAGAGGGCGCCATGGACGTCTGTCACGCCTCAGTCCCCGAGAGCATCGCCGGCTGGTACCTGCGGGagagccccagcccagcccacgCCCTGCCCCACGCCGCCCCCTTCTTCATGGACTACGATGAGGTGGGGGCTGCGGCCCACGCGGGAGCCCCCGAGCCAGACCTGGAGCCGGAGCTGCTGGGCTACGGCGAGAACGCCGAGAACGAGGACTACCTGCCGGCCACGGACGTCCTGCAG gTGGACATGATAACTTTGGCCAAGCAGATCATCGAGGCGACACCTGAGCGCATCAAGCAAGAGGACTTCAGCTCCTCCGAGGCGCCCCTCCGAGAGCGACCGGGGAACCTGGGGCTGAACGAGACCATGAGCTGGCTAGCCAGCTACCTGGAGAACGTGGACCAGCTACCCAACTTCTCCCAGCGAAG GTCCCTGGCATCCTCCCCCTCCGGCCACTCCTGCCTgagccccctgccctccccgctgGGGGAGCTGTCCTTTGaccgcctccccccgccccccacagcGGCCAGCTGGGCCGAGTTCCTCAACGCCTCCGCCAACGGGAAGATGGAGAGCGACTTTGCCTTGCTGACCTTGTCGGACCACGAGCAGCGCGAGCTCTACGAGGCGGCCAAAATCATCCAGACTGCCTTCCGCAAATACAAG GGTCGCCGACTGAAGGAGCAGCAGGAGATGGCTGCCGCCGTCATCCAGCGGTGCTACCGGAAGTACAAGCAG TACGCTCTGTATAAGAAGATGACTCAAGCGGCCATCTTGATCCAGAGCAAGTTCCGCAGCTACTACGAGCAGAAGAAATTCCAGCAGAGCCGCCGCGCCGCGGTCCTGATCCAGCAGTACTACCGCAGCTACAAGGAGTAcgagaagctgaagcaggggaggcGGGCCTCTGCCGCCATGCAGCAGAAGATTAAGTGGGTGCCCGGACGCCTGGGTCCCCCAGAAAG